From a region of the Solanum stenotomum isolate F172 chromosome 2, ASM1918654v1, whole genome shotgun sequence genome:
- the LOC125856849 gene encoding membrane-anchored ubiquitin-fold protein 3-like isoform X1 has protein sequence MALKELIEIKFRLADGSDIGPNKYTPATTVGSLKEKIIAQWPKDKDSGPKTINDVKLINAGRILENNKTLGESRLPVAEVPGGVITMHVVVRPPMNEKARDKLQDDSLNKGGCACTIL, from the exons ATGGCTTTAAAAGAGTTGATTGAGATCAAGTTCAGGCTTGCTGATGGCAGTGATATTGGACCCAACAAGTATACACCTGCCACCACCGTGGGTTCTCTTAAAGAAAAGATAATTGCACAGTGGCCCAAAG ATAAAGATTCTGGGCCAAAGACAATAAATGATGTGAAGCTTATTAATGCTGGAAGGATACTTGAGAACAATAAAACACTTGGTGAATCAAGACTTCCAGTTGCTGAAGTTCCAGGAGGTGTCATCACTATGCATGTTGTTGTACGCCCACCTATGAATGAAAAAGCCCGTG ATAAACTACAGGATGATTCCCTGAACAAAGGCGGGTGTGCATGCACAATCTTGTAA
- the LOC125856849 gene encoding membrane-anchored ubiquitin-fold protein 3-like isoform X2 — protein MALKELIEIKFRLADGSDIGPNKYTPATTVGSLKEKIIAQWPKDKDSGPKTINDVKLINAGRILENNKTLGESRLPVAEVPGGVITMHVVVRPPMNEKARAFY, from the exons ATGGCTTTAAAAGAGTTGATTGAGATCAAGTTCAGGCTTGCTGATGGCAGTGATATTGGACCCAACAAGTATACACCTGCCACCACCGTGGGTTCTCTTAAAGAAAAGATAATTGCACAGTGGCCCAAAG ATAAAGATTCTGGGCCAAAGACAATAAATGATGTGAAGCTTATTAATGCTGGAAGGATACTTGAGAACAATAAAACACTTGGTGAATCAAGACTTCCAGTTGCTGAAGTTCCAGGAGGTGTCATCACTATGCATGTTGTTGTACGCCCACCTATGAATGAAAAAGCCCGTG CCTTCTACTGA
- the LOC125856550 gene encoding 60S ribosomal protein L30-like, giving the protein MVTTGKKSKRTHESINNRLALVMKSGKYTLGYKTVLKTLRTSKGKLILISNNCPPLRKSEIEYYAMLAKVGVHHFNGNNVDLGTACGKFHRVSCLSIIDPGDSDIIKSLPGDQ; this is encoded by the exons ATGGTGACTACCGGGAAGAAATCGAAGAGGACCCATGAGAGCATTAACAACAGATTGGCTCTCGTAATGAAGAGTGGAAAGTACACTCTCGGTTACAAGACTGTGCTCAAGACTCTCAGGACCTCAAAAg GGAAGTTGATATTGATATCAAACAACTGCCCACCTTTGAGGAAATCTGAGATTGAGTATTATGCTATGCTTGCTAAAGTTGGTGTTCACCATTTCAATGGAA ACAATGTTGATCTTGGAACAGCATGTGGAAAGTTCCACCGTGTGTCATGCTTGAGCATCATTGACCCAG GTGATTCCGACATTATCAAGTCTCTGCCTGGAGATCAGTAA
- the LOC125856590 gene encoding uncharacterized protein LOC125856590 — MEKSKSVGSVDGGVELIFDSKLGTYGWFSCTSGGGEGVFGLRREKKKVKIEREYPPPIPGLAKTENVPSSQMPWVMKRYHTSDGRLIIKEEKVKRFEYFETHRTEGRLMLNLIPLNDDVGDSDDDDDAADGGDVVEKDGCDQGEIDRTAPEESESALVNGGGGAVIGGGGSGGVKCSSLCTFGVAAPAIRPVHT, encoded by the coding sequence ATGGAGAAATCAAAATCAGTTGGTAGTGTTGATGGcggtgttgaattgattttcgaTTCAAAATTGGGAACTTATGGGTGGTTCAGCTGCACCAGCGGCGGTGGAGAAGGAGTTTTTGGATTaaggagagagaagaagaaagtgaaaattGAGAGGGAATATCCGCCGCCGATCCCAGGGCTTGCGAAGACGGAGAATGTTCCGTCTTCGCAAATGCCGTGGgtgatgaagaggtatcatacATCTGATGGACGATTGATTATCAAAGAGGAGAAAGTGAAGCGATTTGAGTATTTCGAGACTCACCGTACTGAAGGAAGGTTAATGCTGAATCTCATTCCGTTAAACGACGACGTTGGTGATTCAGATGATGACGACGATGCTGCTGATGGAGGCGATGTGGTTGAAAAGGATGGTTGTGATCAAGGGGAGATTGATCGGACGGCGCCGGAGGAGAGTGAATCGGCATTGGTTAATGGTGGTGGTGGTGCGGTGATCGGCGGCGGTGGAAGCGGAGGAGTGAAGTGTTCGAGTTTGTGTACGTTTGGTGTGGCGGCGCCGGCGATAAGGCCAGTTCATACATAA